TATCATCAAAATTCCTCCATTGATGGTTATGGTCGATGACTATTGAGTATTCCTAAAAATAGGAAGCCAAAGTGTACCCTAAAACGTATGGCAATTGTGTTAAGAATGGGCTTTTTTTCAGAAATGCTAAACATTCGCTTTTAAGAAAAAAATACGCGTACTTCTCTCACTTCAGTCACTTGTTGAGTCGCCAATTTAAACGCTACACTAAGCTGTTGTACAGTTTGTAAATCATCTGCCACAGACAAAGGTAAGTAAATATCGACATTTAAACGTCCACTTAAATAATGCAAACTAATATGTTCAATCGCCGCTGCCACCCCAATATGCAGCCAACATTGTTGTAATTGGCCGATTAATTCGTGTCGAGACGGCAAAGCCAACGAAGCCTCATGGTGTTGATCATCTTCAGGATCGACGTGTACAGTTACATCGACAATTTCAGGCATTTGTTGCAATAATTTAGCACGTACCCGATCTCCAATGTGATGCCCCTCTGAAACGCTAATACGTGGATTCACCAGAATATGCACGTCAACCAAAGCATTTTCCCCCATGTGGCGCGTGCGCAAAGCGTGCAATGTGCGTACACCTTCGACATGACGAATCAGAGTCTTAATTTTTTCCACCTGATGACGCGCCAAACCGGTATCCACCAATTGCCGCAGCCCTTCCCCGCCCAACGACCAGCCAATGTGTGCAATCATGATTGCCACCACCATTGCCGCCGCCGCATCCAGCCAAGCCGCGCCCGCCATACTTCCC
The DNA window shown above is from Thioflexithrix psekupsensis and carries:
- a CDS encoding cation diffusion facilitator family transporter; this encodes MQNLPNIPDSSVAISPQESRYVAIRNVTLVGVISNVILSVVKIIFGWIGQSQALIADGLHSLSDLVSDGVVLVAARFSSQDADAEHPYGHGRFETVATVLVGLILIAVAMGMLWDSTMRVLNPDSLLQPTEITLAIAVVSILLKEALYHYTVYVADRVRSQMLRANAWHHRSDAVSSVVVLIGVAGSMAGAAWLDAAAAMVVAIMIAHIGWSLGGEGLRQLVDTGLARHQVEKIKTLIRHVEGVRTLHALRTRHMGENALVDVHILVNPRISVSEGHHIGDRVRAKLLQQMPEIVDVTVHVDPEDDQHHEASLALPSRHELIGQLQQCWLHIGVAAAIEHISLHYLSGRLNVDIYLPLSVADDLQTVQQLSVAFKLATQQVTEVREVRVFFS